The DNA segment ATCCGGTAGAAATGGAAACTAAAATTAATGCCTTAGTTGGCGTAGTAACCAATGGTTTATTTGCTGATCGCGGTGCAGATGTATTGGTACTTGGTACGCCTAATGGCAGCAAGGTGATTAGTTAACCTAAGCTAAGTAAGCACCTTAATAAAAATAAAGGCAGTTTTACTGCCTTTATTTTTAACGGTAAATTAATCGTATAAAGCATCCCCCACCTAGCCTTCACCGAATAATATTCTAAACATACCTAATACACAGTATTAAAGTCACCTTGGATAAAAATTTCCGATTTAAATAAAAACCAGAAAAAACACAACTTTGCTCTGTTATAAAATAGAGTAAAATGCACTAAAATAGTTCTTTCGAGTTTTAACTCTATATGTTAGTTTATAACCTCATTCAGATATCTAGCCATCTAAAACCGTTAGATTTTACCAACCCAATTTGTTATTTAATATGCATGCTGAATAATATTCAGTGGCAGTACATAAAGAGTTAATCAGCTATGACCAGAAAATCTTTGCACAAAGACAAAATTAAAATCCTTCTTCTTGAAGGCGTACACCAATCAGCTTTAGAAGTACTAAAGACGAACGGTTATAGCAACATTGAATACGTAAAAAGCGCATTGGATGATGAAGAGCTGAAAGAAAAAATTAAAGACGTACACTTTATTGGTATTCGCTCACGCACCCAGTTAACTGACGATGTAATCGCTTGTGCTAACAAACTAGCCGCTATTGGCTGTTTTTGTATTGGTACTAACCAAGTAAATATTGAAGCTGCGCAAATTCGCGGTATTCCAGTATTTAACGCACCGTTTTCAAATACTCGTTCAGTGGCAGAATTAGTATTAGGCGAAACGTTGTTATTACTGCGTGGTATTCCAGAAAAAAGCGCCCTTGCCCATAGAGGTGTTTGGCAAAAATCTGCGGTTGGCTCTGTTGAAGCTCGTGGTAAAACCTTAGGTATTATTGGTTACGGTCACATTGGTACACAGTTAGGTATTTTAGCCGAGCATGTTGGCATGCGCGTTAAGTTTTACGACATTGAAACCAAACTTCCACTTGGTAACGCCAGCCAAGTAGATAGCATGACCGAATTATTAAACATTGCCGATGTTATTACCTTACACGTGCCAGAAACTGCTTCTACACAAAATATGATGGGTGTTGCAGAGTTTGATGCGATGAAACAAGGCGCCATATTTATTAATGCCGCGCGCGGTACTGTGGTTGACATTGATGCACTGGCCGAAGCGCTTGAGTCGAAAAAACTGGGCGGCGCGGCAATTGATGTATTCCCGGTAGAGCCGGGTTCAAATGATGAAGAGTTTGTTTCTCCACTGCGCGCCTTTGATAATGTTATTTTAACGCCGCACATTGGTGGGAGCACCAAAGAAGCACAAGAAAACATTGGCCGTGAAGTATCAGGTAAAATTGTTAAGTACTCAGACAATGGCTCAACGTTATCTGCGGTTAACTTCCCGGAAGTATCACTGCCAGCTCATACTGACCGTTCACGTTTGTTCCATATACATCACAACCAACCGGGTGTATTAACGCAAATTAACCAAGCGTTTGCCGAGCGTGACATCAACATTGCCGCGCAGTATTTACAAACTGACGATAAAATTGGTTACGTAGTTATCGATGTTGAATCACATTATTCTGAAACCGCATTAAAAGAATTAAAAGCGATTGATGGCACAATTCGCGCACGTTTAATTCACTAGTTGATTTATGACTTAGTAAAGATTAATTTAGGTAATATAAACAAACTTGAATGAATCAAATGCCAGAACAAGCTAAAGCCGACTGTAGTATTAATGCCACAGTCGGTTTTTTAATTAACACTACCAAGCTAACCATGTTACCGCTTTCAGCGGCAGACAAAACGCTATACCAACAACTGTATTGCAACGCTGAAGTGTGCAAGCATATTGGCGGCGTAATAAGTGCTGAACAGGCACAAGTAAGTTTTGAACGCAGCATCAAACAAAACCGAACTGGTAAACGTTTAACTTGGGTGATTAGGGATAAATACAGTCATCAACGTTTAGGTATTTGTGCCTGTGTTTGGCCAAAAGAGCCAGCTAAACAAAACCATGATAATAACAGCCCCACCATAAATACTGACAATACGGCTGAATTAGGATTACTACTGTTACCACAGTTTTGCGGTAACGGCATTGCGGTAGATGTGCTAAATGCGTTAACCACGTATGGTTTGTCTACATTACAGTTACAGCAGTTAACGTTACATTGTGGCGCGGAAAATATTGCCATGCAAAAAGTGATGGGCAAATTAAATGCTACCTATACAAGTAATAATGATTTAACGTATTGGACACTAGAGTCAATTAAATAAAAAACAAAACTAACCATGACCAACCATTCTACATTTAAAAAAGGCTCACTGGTGTGTGTCAGTACCGGTATGCAACTCGGCGCGCATATTAGCCCAATCAGCCAAAGCCATATTGAAAACGCCGACATTGTGTTTGCAGTAATGAGCGACGGCATAATGCAAAAGTGGGTAGAAGGAATGAACCCCAATGTATTTAATATGCAGCAGTTTTATCAAAAGGGTAAACCGCGCTCCGACACATACGAAGATATGATGCAGGCAATGCTAAGCGAGATGCGCAAAGGTAAAAACGTGGTTGGCGCCTTTTATGGCCATGCTGGTGTATTTGTTACGCCTTCACACAAAGCGATTGCCATTGCCAAAGCCGAAGGCTATTACGCCCATATGGAGCCTGGTATTTCAGCCGAAGATTGTTTATTTGCCGATTGTGGCATAAACCCTGGCGCGTTAGGTTGTGCAAACTATGAAGCCACACAACTGGTGTTTTATAAGCGCGCAATTGATGCCAGCGCTTATTTAATTTTATGGCAAGCCAATATTGTAGGCGATCGAACCTTAATTAAACGCGCCACCAATAAAAAATACCGACAATTGCTGGTTGATGTATTAAGCGATTATTACCCGCTTGAGCATGAAGTTATTTTATATGAAGCGCCAACACTAGCCATTGATAAACCCAGAGTGGAGTCGATAACGCTTGGCGACTTTGTTACTGCGCCATTAAAACCCCATACAACTTTGGTATTGCCACCATCTAAGCCCCTGCGCCGTAATGATGAAATTTTTGAAAGATATGAACAACTTGAAGCAAATGTTGCGCACCTTGTATTAGTGAAATAAAAGATTAATAATGAAGTGTGTGCAAGTTAATATTCATTGAATTTGGATTATTGCAGTTATCTATACACACAAAGATAGTAAAACCTTAACGACAAAAATTTAACAAAAACAACCGTATACAAGGACTTTTATGAAAAACGTAATTAAACTATTAGCCCAATTAGGGGCAGATGCCAATTTAAATGCCCATGCAGATTTAGATCAACAGGCTCGTATTAGTGCGATGATGAATGAATTAAATATTGACAAAGAGCAACAACAAGCCATTTTAGCCGGCGATGTTAGCGCCCTAAACAAGCTGCTTGATATTTGCCCTGACATTGTTTGTGATGTTAATCGACCGGATGAAGATGATGATGATGAAGAGCGGAAAATTAGCTTTGGTTAATTTTCACCTATGTTTTTAGCATTAAACATTAATACTGCTTTATGAGTATTGTTCGTCTAACCAATAAACAAGGCACTTGTCGGTTCACAAGTGCCTATTTTTTATGCTTCACTATTATGTTGTTATTGACTTTGTTACCAGTGAGCAGTTTTTCCGCGGAAAACCAAACGGTATCACCAAACAAAAACCTAGAACAAAGCAACTTACCGTTAAGTTTTGCCGACATTGATGCATTATTGGCACAAGCGCTTGAGATAAAAAGCTCAAACAAAAAAGAATCAGCACGCATCATCAAAAAATTAGCGGCAATAGAGCCACAGTTAAGTTATCGTCAACAAGGCGAGTTAACCTATTTAACCGCTTATAACGCTTATTTAACCGGTGATAGACATAAAGCTGTGGCGCTACATAAAGTCATGCAAGACTCAAAGTTACTTCTACATAGAGTTAGAGCAAGCAGTACCTTGTTAAACCTGTATTTAATTGAGCAAAATTATATTATGGGGGGAAAGTTAATTCCGCTACTGCTGGAAGAGACTGAAAAGGTAACTGATGCGAATTTAAAGGGTGATGTATTTGAAGTGGTTGCCTACTATTATACCGAATTAAATCAACCTGAAATTGCCCTTACATATTTAAGCTTGGTAAATACCGAGAGCTATTTACCCCGCGATTATTGTTATTATTATAATCGTAATAGTGCGGCAAAATTGCAACTTTATGGCTATTTAGCGGAGCAAAGCTTTATTAATAACGGTACTAAGGTATGTGAGCAAGCCGGCGAATTCCTCTCGGCGAATATTCTTATTAGTGAAATTGCACTGCACTTAATTGACCAACAAGAATACCAACTTGCACTTGATATATTATTGCCTAAATTAAGCAAAGCTGAAGCGATAAATTACAACAACTTATCACTTAATTTTTATAGCTATATTGCCACAGCGTATTTTCATTTAAATGATTTTGACCAGGCACTGCTGTTTGCCAATAAAGCTGAAAATATCAACATGCCAATAAAATATCACAAATCCTTCGCTTATTTGTATGCCACCTTATCTGATCTGCATTTTGAGCTTGGTAATAATGACAAGGCACTGGAGTATTTATACGTTTACCAAGATAAATTAGCGGTGGCATTAGATGTTGAGCAGCAAAGGCAATTAGCTCGAGCACAAGCAGATCATTATGCTTACGGGAAATATAGGGTAAGAGATAAACTTATTAAAGAAACCGATCAAGCCGAAGCCAAGTACAAAGCCGCCTTCGGTATCATGATGGGTTACATCAATAAGTTTGAAAATGGTCGAATATTGTTCGCCGTGCAAGTTTTTATCATAACTATATTATGTTGCAGCATTTTAGGGCTTCGCCATTTTCAAATAACTGCTAATGAAAAAAACCGCCTTGACCCGTTAACCAAATTATTTAATCGCCAGCGCTTTGTAGATTTAGCCGCAAACACTGTTTACCTACATAAAAAGTGGACTAGTACGTTAACGTTATTAGTAATAAATATTGATAACTTTAGAGGTTTTAACCAACAACACGGCTGTGAAAAAGGCGATGAATTACTAAAACTTATTGGTCAAATTCTACATAATTACGCGTTTAGAGTTGAAGATGTCGCCCGCTCTGGTGCCGATGAGTTTAGTTTACTGTTGCAAACTACTGATGCCCAGGAAGGGATAGAAGTTGCTAAACAAATTCAAATGGAGATAGCTCAGCTTAGTGATGAACTGAAGTTAAAAGATGACATTGTAAACGTCAGTATTGGTATTAGTGACACAGTTTTGAGTGAATCTTCATTAAAATATTTATTGTGCGACAGTTCAAGAGCATTGCGTGAAGCGAAAAAAAATGGTGGCAATAAAATATTCTGCTTTGACCGTACAATGACCGATCGTGAAAAATATAAAATTGAAGATGATGGCTTAAAGTACATTTTTGAAAAATGATGATATTAACGAAACAATGGATAAACATTAAGATGATTAAGCTAAGCTGTTTTTTACTTAAACGGTTTACCCAGTACCTAAAAACAGTATTGGCGCTTATGCTTGTCCTGACATTGAGTGTGCAGGCCAATAACGATGTAATCGACCTTAAAAAACTGCCTACAGATGAGTTAATTAAGCAAGGGTTAGCGGTAAAAAGCTACGATTCAAAATTAAGTCGACGTATTCTAGAGCGACTAACAGCTCGCACAAGAACGATGGACGGTTTGCAACTCAATCAGTACAAATATTTACTCGCCTATGAACAAATTTTGATGGGTAATTACCAACAAGCAATTAACTATAGTAAGTCAAACACAAATTCCAGATACATTAAATACAAGCTTGCAGCACTCAATAACATAATGTTTTTAAATGTCCTTCTTGGCCAATATTTAGAGGCATCAGAAGTAATAAAGCCTATCTTAATTGCATTAAAAAGGTTTGAGCCTGAACAGGAAACAACGGTAAACACTTATACTACCTTAGCGTATTTTTATAATGAATTAGACCAACCACAGCAGGCATTAAACTACATAGAGCATATATTAACTGCTGACAATATGCAGCTAACCGAAAGACAACAATGCTTTTTAGGTATGCAGCACATTTATGCATTACAAGGGTTAAATGAACTATCGACTAATGACCCGTACATCAGTCGATATTACAATTTATGTAAAACCATTAACGAACAACTTCTGGTTGAGGAAATTGCTGCAACCCAGGCTTTTCTACTACTTAAAAACCAACAACCACAGCAGGCTATAGAGCTGCTGTTAGCCAACTATGAAAGCATGGCTGCGCAAAAATACCCGCCAAATTACCTACGCTTTAATAGTTATTTAGCGAAAGCTCACTTTCAACTAAATAACCTAAGCAAGGCCAGTGAATTTGCCGACAAAGCGTTATCTATTAGCTTTGAAAACCAACTTCACCCGGCATTTTTGATTGCCTATGAAGTAAACTTTAATTTGGCCAAGCATAATAAAAATAAACAAGCTGAATTTAACACGTTGCGCAACAAAGTAAATTTACAGCATAAATTGGCGCTAAAAGCCAAAGAAAAAGCGCTAGCGTTGTCTGGTTTGGCGTACGACTTAGACGAGTTAGAAAGAGAACTTATAGGTTACTCATTAAGGATAAATAGCCACTTAAAAGAAGAGGAAATTAAATTAGAACACAATACTATATTTTCCCATTTTTTAATCAGTAACCGGATAATACAATTAATATTGTTTGGCTTTATTTTCTTTTTAACAAAATCAGTGATCGCCAATGTTAAACTGAAGAAACAGATAGTTGCCGACTTGATTATTGATAAAATGACCGATTGTTTACACCGTCATGCGTTTTTAGAGCAGGCACAGCAAGCGTTAGACAATGCCCCGCGAAAAGGCCCGCCCTTTAGTTTAGTGATCATGAATATTGATAACTTGCGAGATGTAAACGAAAACCAAGGAAACGACAGAGCTGACCGGTTAATAAAACTGGTACTTAGCAAGCACATTTTTGATCCGCAAACTTTAGTCGGTCGCTTGGGCGGTGATGAATTTGTATTTTTACTTAAAGACTGCTCAGCAAATCAAGCGATAGAGATATGCGAAGAATACCGCATACAAACAAACTTTTTAGATACTAAACCGATTTGTTATCAATTTGATGTAACCACCAGATTTGGGGTGAGTGATACACACATTAGTGGCTTTAATATCATGAATTTATTAATTGATACCGAGCAAGCAGTAACCCAAGCAACAGATGAATGTAAAAACTGCACTTGCTGCTTTGAAGGTGTTGCAATGCAGGAACTTAGTGAACCTCAGGTCAGGTAGTTGTCATTAGTTATCGTGTTGTAGAGGTGTTTAATACCGTTAATAGCCCATAAAACTTTCTAGAATAATTACGGCCGACTGGCAATCAACATTATCTTTTTGCAAATTTCGATAGCCGCCCTGCTCAAATAACTGCGCTTTTGCATCTGCCGTAGTTAAACGTTCGTCTTGCAAGTTGACTTCTAAACCAAAACGCCCTGATAAGCGTTTAGCAAACTTTTTTGCCCGCAGGGTTAATGGTTGCTCGCTGCCATCCATATTCAGCGGTAAGCCAACAACCAGCAGGTCGGGTTGCCATTCTTTGACGATTTTAGCCATGTCATCCCAATTTGGAATACCGTCTTTGGCTTTAATTGATTTTACCGGTGATGCACTGCAGGTGATTTCTTGACCAACGGCAATACCAATGTACTTGGTACCAAAATCAAACCCCAATAAGGTGCGTTGTCCTTGCGGTTTTATTGACTTTGCCATTAATGTTCCTTTGTTATTGTTTTATGCGTACTTAATAGGTAAATAGATCCTGAAACGAGTTCAGGAAATGTAGCTTTAATACCACTTCCTTAACTTGTTTGAGGATCTGCTGTTCGTTTCTAGTTTCTAGTTCCTAGCCCCTAATTTTTATGCATGCCCTACGTCACTGGATAAATGACCAAGGTCAATACCAAGCTTTTCTGCCGCTTTTTGCCAACGAAGCTCAACCGGTGTCTCAAATAAAATTTCTTTATCGGCTGGCGTCGTTAACCAAGAGTTTTCTTGTAGCTCTTTTTCTAACTGACCTGAGCCCCAACCTGCGTAACCTAAGGTAACGATAAATTGCTCGGGCGATTTGTCGGTCCCCAGGGCTTCAAGAATATCTTTACTGGTGGTGATCATGATGTCATTACCGAGTTCGAGCGAACTGTTCCAACCTGGTTGAGTATTGTGTAATACAAAGCCTCTGTCGGTTGAAACAGGGCCACCGGCTAATACGCGCTGGTTTAACTCATCGACTTCGATTTTATCTGCATCAATTTGAGCAAGTAACTCATTTAAGGTGATTCTTACTGGAATATTGATCACTAATCCCATAGCACCATCTTCGTTATGTTCACAAATATAGGTCACCGTTTTATGAAAATACGGATCCTTTAAGCTTGGCATAGCGATAAGCAATTGGTTTTCTAGACTTTCCATAGAGTATTCCATTATTTAATCACTTTATAAGTCGTCATACTTTATATAGACCGGTTAAACGCTCGTTTATTCAATATAAGCATGACTATTTATTATTCCGCTCAACTTGTTCTTCAATGGCATCCATCAACTTACCACTGATGTTAATTGGGTAAGCGGCCTCAATTTCACGGATACAGGTTGGGCTTGTCACATTAATCTCTGTCACTTTATCGCCAATAACATCTAAACCAACAAAGTATAAACCGCGTTTTTTCAACTCTGGCGCGATGGTTTCAGCAATTAACAAATCGCTTGCCGATAACGGTCTTGCTTCACCACGCCCTCCAGCAGCTAAATTGCCACGAGTTTCACCTTGTGCAGGTATACGCGCTAAACAATACGGCATTGGCTCGCCATTTACGATTAAGATGCGTTTATCGCCATCTAAAATCTCAGGCATGTACTCTTGTACCATGGCATACATACTGCCGTGGTTGGTTAGGGTTTCAATAATAACCCCAACGTTTGCCTCGCCAGGGCTCATTCTAAAAATAGATGAACCGCCCATTCCATCGAGAGGTTTGATGATCACATCGTTGTATTGTTGGTGAAACTCACGAATTTTTGCCGACGAACGAGTGACCAGTGTTCTTGGCGTTAGGTCGGCAAACCAGGCGGTAAATAGTTTTTCATTACAGTCGCGCAAGCTTTGTGGTTTATTTACCATTAATGTGCCTTGCTCTTCGGCACGTTCAAGCATGTAAGTTGCGTATATGTATTCGGTATCAAAAGGCGGATCTTTGCGCATTAATACGGCGTCTAAACTGGCCACTTCAATGTCTTCTGCATCGTCAAGCTCATACCACTTTTCAGCATTATCAAAGACAGTGACTTTAGCGGCATTAGCACGACAAACACCTTGATCTAAATACAGATCTTGCATTTCCATGTAATAAATTTCATAACCACGCTTTTGTGCTTCAAGCATCATTGCCATGCTAGAATCTTTTGCTACTTTAACCGTAGAAATTGGATCCATTACTATGCCAAGTTTAATTGTCATTTTTGTGTTCCTAACCTTTTGTTATTAAATAATGTAAATGGTGATTGTTAGTTTTAGCTAACTCAAATCGCCAAATTTACATTGTAAAGCCGTAATTGCTGTGAGTGCTGCTGTTTCAGTTCGCAACACTCTTGGACCAAGTAGTACTTCAGTATAGTTGGCATTACTGGCTTGTTGAATTTCTTCGTCAGTTAATCCACCTTCAGGGCCGATTAATAGTCGCACTCGATCACAACTTACTGGCAGCCCCATAATTGAATGCTCTGCTCTTGGGTGCAAGTTAATTGTTAATGCTTGTGTTGCCTGAGTGAGCCATTCTTGTAACGCCATTGGTTGCCTTACTTCGGGTACCACAGCTCGACCACTTTGTTCACAAGCGCTGATCACTATTTTTTGCCATTGTTGGCGTTTTTTTTCTAACCGCTCTGCGTTTAGTTTAACCCCACAGCGTTGAGTAAATAATGGCGTGATCGTATTCACTCCAAGCTCAACCGACTTTTGTAAAGTAAAATCCATTCGATCACCACGCGATATGCCCTGACCTAAATGGATATTAAGCGGTGACTCGTTATTACGAGCTACTTTATTAACAATATTTGCAGTGGCCTGTTTTTTACTCACATCGCTAAGGATTGCTTGATAGTCGCAACCATCGCCATTAAAAAACGTCACTTCATCGCCGGCTTTTAACCTAAGCACGCGTACCACATGACCAAACGCATCATCGGATAATGTTGCAGTACTATCGACCGAAAACGGTGTTGCTTGAAAAATTCTGGGATTGCTCATGACGCAAAAAATTACTCATATAAATCATTACTGTAAAGATAAGGGCTAAGGTGGGAATAAACAATAGGTGTCGAAAATTAAATAATTGGCTTATAAACTATTACGCTCGATAATTCACGCCAACTAAGTTCACGCCACTTTACAGTAGACACAAAAAGGCCAAGTAAAAACTTGGCCTTAGGGTATATGTTTTGGGTTAATTTATAAACCGGCAGCAATTCTTAATGTGGCTGCTTTATCAGTTTTTTCCCAACTAAACGCAGTAAAGGTGTCATCACCTACCGTCATTTCAAACGGGTCACGACCAAAATGGCCATACGCCGCAGTTTGTTGATACATTGGGTGTAATAAGTCTAACATTTTAGTAATGCCGTAAGGACGTAAGTCAAAGTTTTCACGCACCAACTTAATTAATGTATCTTCGTCTACTTTACCAGTACCAAATGTTTCGATAGAAATTGACGTTGGCTCTGCAACACCAATGGCATACGACACTTGAATTTCACAGCGTTCGGCTAAACCAGCTGCAACAATGTTTTTAGCAACATAACGGCCAGCGTAAGCTGCACTGCGATCAACTTTTGATGGATCTTTACCAGAGAATGCACCACCACCGTGACGAGCCATACCGCCATAAGTATCAACAATAATTTTACGGCCAGTTAAACCACAGTCACCTACTGGGCCACCAATAACAAAACGACCGGTTGGATTAATGAAGTATTTTGTCTCACTGGTAAGTAACTCTTCCGGCAAGGTATGTTTAATGATGTTTTCCATTACTGCAGCGTGTAAATCATCTTGAGAAATATCAGGATTGTGCTGAGTTGATAAGACTACGGCATCAATGGCAACAGGCTTGTTATCTTCATAGATAAAGGTTACCTGAGATTTAGCGTCTGGACGTAACCAAGGCAGTACACCTGACTTACGCATTTCAGCTTGGCGCTCAACTAAACGATGTGAATAATATAATGGTGCCGGCATTAATGAAGGTGTTTCATTGGTTGCATAGCCAAACATTAACCCTTGGTCGCCAGCACCCTGCTCTTCAGGTTTGCTACGATCTACGCCTTGGGCAATTTCAGGTGACTGCTGGCCAATTAAATTCATGATGCCACAAGTTTCACCGTCAAAACCAACGTCTGATGACGTGTAACCAATATCAGAAATCACTTTACGAGTTATGGTTTCAAGATCAACCCAAGCTTCAGTAGTTACTTCACCAGAGATAATAGCAACCCCAGTTTTAACCATAGTTTCACAGGCAACACGTGCGTGTTTATCTTTAGCAATAATGGCATCAAGGACTGCATCAGAAATTTGATCAGCAATTTTATCTGGGTGACCTTCAGATACTGACTCTGAAGTGAAGTAATGTTTAGTCATAATGTCTCTTAATCTTTAAATAACACGTAAATAGATTATGCTAAAAATTCAATTAGCGAAAAGTGAAATGGATCAAATAAAATCTATTTTTTACAATGAAGCGAATTCTACCTTGCTTTTAAAAATAAATCTACCTTTTTACGTCTAGATGGCTAAACGATAAATAAAGTAAAAAAAATAGAAGAAT comes from the Thalassotalea nanhaiensis genome and includes:
- the metK gene encoding methionine adenosyltransferase, with translation MTKHYFTSESVSEGHPDKIADQISDAVLDAIIAKDKHARVACETMVKTGVAIISGEVTTEAWVDLETITRKVISDIGYTSSDVGFDGETCGIMNLIGQQSPEIAQGVDRSKPEEQGAGDQGLMFGYATNETPSLMPAPLYYSHRLVERQAEMRKSGVLPWLRPDAKSQVTFIYEDNKPVAIDAVVLSTQHNPDISQDDLHAAVMENIIKHTLPEELLTSETKYFINPTGRFVIGGPVGDCGLTGRKIIVDTYGGMARHGGGAFSGKDPSKVDRSAAYAGRYVAKNIVAAGLAERCEIQVSYAIGVAEPTSISIETFGTGKVDEDTLIKLVRENFDLRPYGITKMLDLLHPMYQQTAAYGHFGRDPFEMTVGDDTFTAFSWEKTDKAATLRIAAGL